A window of Ignavibacterium sp. contains these coding sequences:
- a CDS encoding endonuclease domain-containing protein: MTKHYNKQEMKKRRRELRKNMTFCEKLVWTYLRKKQLKVRFLRQYSIDNYVVDFYCPKFKLAIEIDGDVHELKEQKIYDTERQSYLENFGIKFVRIKNEELLGNPDLAFEKIEKAIKQLITNPS, encoded by the coding sequence GTGACAAAACATTATAACAAACAAGAAATGAAAAAACGAAGACGAGAGCTTCGTAAAAATATGACTTTTTGTGAAAAGCTTGTTTGGACTTATCTCCGAAAAAAACAACTTAAAGTAAGATTTTTGCGCCAATATTCAATTGATAATTATGTTGTTGATTTTTACTGTCCAAAATTTAAACTGGCAATTGAAATTGACGGTGATGTACACGAATTAAAAGAGCAGAAAATTTATGACACGGAAAGACAATCTTATTTGGAAAACTTTGGGATCAAATTTGTAAGAATTAAAAACGAAGAACTGCTTGGAAATCCGGATTTGGCTTTTGAGAAAATTGAAAAAGCTATAAAACAATTAATTACGAACCCATCCTAA
- a CDS encoding HAD family hydrolase produces the protein MRNKKIRIAICYDFDGTLAPGNMQEHSLLPALNLRPKIFWGEVKDFAKEKKMNEILAYMYLTIDKAKNANHQIKRASFRKHGNQIQLFKGVDKYFDLINKYAESKNIAIEHYIISSGLKEIIEGTRIRNKFKFIFASEFFYDINGVAQWPALAIDYTNKTQYLFRINKGIMNVWDNTKINKYVPEEERYIPFKRMIYIGDGETDIPSMKMVNFQGGYSIAVYDPNKRHTKTKKSPKEICEELLEHGRARYIAPAKYSKNSKLVSLIKLIIDKILIEESLIKTLPTKYKKLKHIN, from the coding sequence ATGCGTAATAAAAAAATAAGAATTGCAATATGTTATGACTTTGATGGTACGCTTGCACCCGGGAATATGCAGGAACACTCATTATTACCAGCATTAAATCTTAGACCCAAAATCTTTTGGGGAGAGGTTAAGGATTTTGCAAAAGAAAAAAAAATGAATGAAATACTTGCTTATATGTATTTAACAATTGATAAGGCAAAAAATGCAAACCATCAAATTAAGAGAGCCTCTTTTAGAAAACACGGAAACCAAATACAACTTTTTAAGGGTGTTGATAAATATTTTGATTTAATTAATAAATACGCTGAATCAAAAAATATTGCTATTGAGCACTATATAATATCTTCAGGCTTGAAAGAAATAATTGAGGGAACAAGAATCAGGAATAAATTCAAATTTATTTTTGCTTCCGAATTTTTTTATGATATAAATGGAGTTGCTCAGTGGCCTGCTCTGGCAATTGATTATACAAATAAAACTCAATATTTATTTAGAATCAATAAAGGAATAATGAACGTTTGGGATAATACAAAAATTAATAAATATGTTCCTGAAGAAGAAAGATATATTCCCTTTAAGAGAATGATATATATTGGTGATGGTGAGACTGATATTCCTTCTATGAAAATGGTCAATTTTCAAGGTGGTTACTCAATAGCTGTTTATGACCCAAATAAAAGGCATACAAAAACCAAAAAGTCACCCAAAGAAATTTGTGAAGAATTATTAGAACACGGACGAGCAAGGTATATAGCACCAGCGAAATATTCAAAAAATAGTAAGCTCGTTTCTTTAATTAAATTAATTATTGATAAAATTTTAATCGAGGAATCATTAATAAAAACCTTACCAACAAAGTATAAGAAACTAAAGCATATAAACTAA
- a CDS encoding N-6 DNA methylase — protein MNFQNPYSRSDYKNFFRNQFLTDDFKITEERLSFEFTPQYSKEAFLIGEDKSLELKVIEVQHESENDPRVGLSRDIFRLMRSYGYRRALVLLHSSKSQNYRLSLATIEFSLEGSKVKKEYSNPRRYSFFLGPDAKVKTPYEFLVTKGRVKDFEDLQGRFSIEVVTKQFYQEIANWYFWAVKNVRFPKDAENETNGRNIAVIRLITRLIFIWFMKAKGLIGNHLFNPDNLKEYLINFDPSSEDSNFYKAILQNLFFATLNTKIEKRKFRREETFQGKNKDYMEPNYYRYHSLFKNPKDMLDIFKNIPFLNGGLFECLDKSKDDPTNETGKEIRIDGFSDKAANQPAVPNFLFFSGEQKVDLQKDFGSAKYKNTRVKGLINILETYNFTIDENTPIDEEVALDPELLGKVFENLLAAYNPETATTVRKATGSYYTPREIVNYMVDESLIAYLKNKMIEGAKSYIEIGTDQIDMFGNKARKGQLKIEEELLPSRWIDKEDELEVELRKLISYAEEPHRFTDKETDILIDAINSCKILDPAVGSGAFPMGVLHKLVLILSKLDPHNIKWKQQQINAIENNITDPGLKKILINKIEDNFKRNELDYGRKLYLIQNCLYGVDIQPIAIQIAKLRFFISLLVDEKVISPEGEVDNLGIDPLPNLETKLVAANTLIGLPDTLTLRPSELDNLEKELFELRQKYFTTSEESEKKKLENKDRELRKKIRKVLDDNRIDNEFSDKIASWDPYDTNKFSEWFDPEWMFGVKVNESSGFDIVIGNPPYIQLQKAISDKSKFKYADLYKDQNYKTFERTGDIYCLFYEKGINLLRKFGHLCYITSNKWMRAGYGETLREFFTKHNPKVLIDLGPGIFESATVDTNILLIQKSNPKVNGHSETNLSGEKSIFNLQALTLTKENNIDFNKQLKEKGVTLTKLTKDAWFIGNNAEQKLKEKIELIGKPLKDWDVKIYYGIKTGLNEAFIITTEKRNEILNNCSVAESSRFGGLTERQRTEAIIKPILRGRDIKRYYYDWAGLWVIGTFPALHLNIEKFPALKKYFLDNFDIRQLEQSGKKYPNLGFNARKQTGNKWFETQDQIAYYPEFEKEKVVWQRITQEPTFCIVEPNVFILDSMAFFTGNNLKYIMGILNSKLIYEYVLMIVHQYGFTGFRLSNQYVEVMPLPPITPNNHFIIQQIETLVDKIITAKKQNPQSDTSAWEKEIDNLVYQLYELTPEEIEIIEGGK, from the coding sequence ATGAATTTCCAAAATCCATATTCAAGAAGTGATTATAAAAATTTCTTCCGGAATCAATTTTTAACAGATGACTTTAAAATCACAGAAGAAAGACTTTCTTTTGAATTCACACCACAATATTCAAAAGAAGCTTTTCTTATTGGTGAAGATAAATCTCTTGAGTTGAAAGTAATTGAGGTTCAACACGAATCGGAAAATGACCCCCGTGTTGGATTATCCAGGGATATTTTCCGTCTGATGCGATCTTACGGATATCGAAGAGCATTGGTATTACTGCATTCTTCAAAATCACAGAACTATCGTCTTTCACTTGCAACTATTGAATTTTCACTTGAAGGAAGCAAAGTTAAAAAAGAATATTCCAATCCACGTCGTTACTCATTCTTTCTTGGACCAGATGCAAAAGTAAAAACACCCTATGAGTTTTTAGTCACGAAAGGAAGAGTAAAAGATTTTGAGGATTTGCAAGGTAGATTTTCAATTGAGGTTGTTACCAAACAATTCTATCAGGAAATTGCAAACTGGTATTTCTGGGCTGTTAAAAATGTTAGATTTCCTAAAGATGCTGAGAATGAAACTAACGGAAGAAACATTGCAGTTATAAGATTGATAACCCGCCTGATTTTTATTTGGTTTATGAAAGCAAAGGGTTTGATTGGTAATCATTTGTTTAATCCTGATAATCTAAAGGAATACCTAATAAATTTTGATCCTTCATCTGAAGATTCGAATTTTTATAAAGCAATACTCCAAAATTTATTTTTTGCAACACTCAACACGAAAATTGAAAAACGCAAATTCAGAAGGGAAGAAACTTTTCAGGGTAAAAATAAAGATTATATGGAACCCAACTATTACCGCTATCATTCCCTTTTCAAAAATCCGAAGGATATGCTGGATATCTTTAAAAATATTCCATTTCTAAACGGAGGTTTGTTTGAGTGCCTTGATAAAAGTAAAGATGACCCAACAAACGAAACGGGTAAAGAGATAAGAATTGATGGATTTTCTGACAAAGCAGCTAATCAACCGGCTGTTCCGAATTTTCTTTTCTTCTCCGGTGAGCAAAAGGTTGACTTACAAAAAGATTTTGGATCTGCAAAATATAAAAATACCAGGGTTAAAGGTTTAATAAATATACTTGAGACCTATAATTTTACAATTGATGAAAACACACCAATTGATGAAGAAGTTGCATTGGACCCTGAGCTATTGGGAAAAGTTTTTGAAAACCTTCTAGCCGCTTACAACCCTGAAACCGCAACAACTGTACGTAAAGCTACGGGAAGCTATTACACTCCTCGTGAAATAGTTAACTATATGGTTGATGAGTCCCTGATTGCTTATCTGAAAAATAAAATGATTGAAGGTGCAAAAAGTTACATTGAAATTGGAACCGATCAAATTGATATGTTTGGAAATAAAGCACGAAAAGGACAGCTTAAAATTGAGGAAGAATTATTACCGAGCCGCTGGATTGATAAAGAAGACGAACTTGAAGTAGAATTGAGGAAATTAATTTCTTATGCAGAGGAACCACACAGATTTACCGATAAAGAAACCGATATTCTCATAGATGCAATAAACAGTTGCAAAATACTAGACCCTGCTGTTGGTTCCGGTGCCTTTCCTATGGGTGTACTGCACAAATTGGTTTTAATTTTATCAAAACTCGACCCTCATAATATTAAGTGGAAACAACAGCAAATTAATGCAATTGAAAATAATATTACCGATCCTGGACTCAAGAAAATACTAATAAACAAAATTGAAGATAATTTTAAAAGGAATGAATTAGATTATGGTAGAAAACTATATCTCATTCAAAATTGTCTTTACGGAGTAGACATTCAACCAATTGCAATACAAATAGCAAAACTACGTTTCTTCATTTCGCTATTAGTAGATGAAAAGGTCATCTCTCCCGAGGGTGAGGTCGACAACCTTGGCATAGATCCCCTGCCGAACCTCGAAACAAAACTTGTGGCAGCCAACACACTTATTGGGTTGCCTGATACTTTAACTTTAAGACCTTCAGAATTGGATAACCTTGAAAAAGAGCTCTTTGAATTAAGACAAAAATATTTTACTACAAGTGAAGAAAGTGAAAAGAAAAAGCTTGAAAATAAAGACAGGGAACTACGTAAAAAAATAAGAAAAGTTTTGGATGATAACAGGATTGATAATGAATTCTCTGACAAGATTGCAAGCTGGGACCCTTACGATACAAACAAATTCTCAGAATGGTTTGACCCGGAATGGATGTTTGGAGTAAAAGTAAATGAATCCTCCGGATTCGATATTGTAATTGGAAATCCTCCTTACATTCAATTGCAGAAAGCAATTAGTGATAAAAGTAAATTTAAATATGCTGACCTTTACAAAGATCAGAATTATAAAACATTTGAAAGAACAGGAGATATTTATTGTCTCTTTTATGAAAAAGGGATTAATCTATTGAGGAAATTTGGTCATCTCTGTTACATCACATCAAATAAATGGATGCGTGCAGGATACGGGGAAACATTGCGAGAATTTTTCACTAAGCACAATCCCAAAGTTTTAATTGACTTAGGACCTGGAATATTTGAAAGTGCAACAGTTGATACAAATATTTTGCTTATTCAAAAATCCAATCCAAAGGTGAATGGTCATTCTGAAACTAATTTATCAGGTGAAAAATCTATTTTCAATTTGCAAGCGTTAACATTAACCAAAGAAAATAATATTGATTTTAATAAACAGTTAAAAGAAAAAGGAGTTACACTTACAAAACTGACTAAAGATGCCTGGTTTATTGGCAATAACGCCGAGCAAAAGCTTAAAGAAAAAATAGAACTCATTGGCAAACCGCTCAAAGATTGGGATGTGAAAATTTATTATGGAATTAAAACCGGCTTGAACGAAGCATTTATAATCACAACAGAAAAGCGAAATGAAATATTGAATAATTGCAGTGTAGCCGAATCGTCCCGATTCGGTGGACTGACTGAACGACAGCGTACCGAAGCAATAATAAAACCAATTTTGCGAGGACGAGATATAAAAAGATATTATTATGATTGGGCGGGTTTGTGGGTGATTGGAACTTTTCCGGCATTACATTTAAATATCGAGAAGTTTCCAGCTCTAAAGAAATACTTTTTAGATAATTTCGATATCCGACAGCTTGAGCAATCTGGTAAGAAATATCCAAATTTAGGCTTTAATGCACGCAAACAAACTGGCAATAAATGGTTTGAAACACAAGACCAAATTGCCTACTACCCCGAGTTTGAGAAGGAGAAGGTGGTGTGGCAACGTATTACACAAGAGCCAACATTTTGTATAGTTGAACCTAATGTTTTTATTTTGGATAGTATGGCATTCTTTACTGGAAATAATCTGAAATATATAATGGGAATTTTGAATTCAAAATTAATTTATGAGTATGTATTAATGATAGTCCATCAATATGGTTTTACTGGTTTTAGATTATCAAATCAATATGTTGAGGTTATGCCATTACCTCCAATCACTCCAAATAACCATTTTATTATTCAGCAAATAGAGACACTGGTAGATAAAATAATTACTGCGAAAAAACAAAACCCGCAATCAGATACAAGTGCTTGGGAAAAAGAAATCGACAATTTAGTTTACCAGCTTTACGAATTAACTCCGGAAGAAATAGAAATAATAGAAGGAGGGAAATAG